CAGTCGTACCGGGTCACCATCACCGCCGGGGACAAGACCGTAGAGCTCGTTTCGGCTCAGCCTTTCTACCGGTCAGTCGGCACGCCGCCCGGGGGCGTGGAGCTCGAGGCGGTCTACGTCGGGCTGGGGAGCGAGGCAGACTTCATCGGTCGCGACGTCACGGGGAAGGCCGTGTTCACCTACAGCATGCTCGGTGCGCCGAGCGAGAACGCGTGGCGCCTAGCCGAGACCAAAGGTGCGGCGGTCGTGTTCGACGCCCAGATGCTCCCCGGCAACATGCGCTACCAGGCGTACCCGTCGGGCACAAACATCCCCGCTTTCACGCTCGGCGGTACAGACGGGATGGCCGTGCGCGACATGATTGCTTCCGCGTCACCGGGGCATCCGGTGCGGGTGAACGTTCACGCGGGCGTCGAGATGGTTTCGAATCTCCAGACCGCGCTCGTTTGGGGCACGTTGCCGGGCGCGTCGGACGAGACCATCTATCTCATCGCCCATCGTGACGGTTGGTTCGACGCCGCCGGCGACAACGCATCGGGGGTCGCATCGATCATCGGTCTCGCCGAGCACTATTCCAAGATCCCGCAGGTGGAGCGCCCTCGCACCATCGTTTTCGTAGGGCTCGACGGCCATCACAACTCCGGCGAAGGCTCGGGTGTGGGGCGAAACTGGATGGTGGACAACCGTGAGCAGCTCTTCGGCAAGACGGCGCTCATGATCAACGCCGAACATCCCTCGACGGTCCAAACGACGACCCGACCGCGGTACATGCGGGGCGAGATCTTCGACCAGGAGCTCGTCTGGACAAACACCTACACCGGGCAGCAATGGTACGCCGGAGGACCGTCTCGGCCCGAGCTCGAGCGGATCGCGCTCGACGCGTTCCGCGAGTTCGGGGTAACGGTCTATCCCGACCCGAATCCCCGTCCTCCAGCCGGTGACCTGGGGCGTTTCTACACCTTCCTCCCGGGCGTAGCGACCAGCGAGTTCCATCATTATTTCCACACCGACCTCGAGACTCCGGAGACCGTGCCCTGGACCGGGCTCGAGGCAACGACGCGGGCGTACGCGCGCATCATCGACGAGGTCAACAAACTGCCACTGAGCGCGTTGCAGCGGCCCGAGGAGACGCCGAACCCATGAAGGTCATGTCCCTTGCTCTCGCGCTCGCGTGTGTCGGATCACTCTGGGTGGTGGACGGCGTAGGACAAGCTCAACCGATCCCGACGGCCGACGTCCAGGACGACTTCCTCCCCTGGCCGCTGCCGCCCGGCGCGGAGGACTACGCCGACATCGACGGCAGACGCATGCACCGCTACGTGGTCGAGCAGGCCGAGATCGCGCGCCGCTACCGCGACGCGGTGCACCCCAAGTTCTGGGGTCGCATCATCGGGACGTCCGCCGACGCCGAAAGCGCCAGCTGGCTCGCCGACAAGTTCCGGACCATCGGGCTCTCCAACGTCCGGATCCAGAGCTTCGAGCTGGTGCCGCAATGGTTCCCAGGCGAGTACGAGGTCACGGCTCGTTCGGGAAGCACTACACTCGAGCTCGCATCCGCGCAGCCGTTCTACCGATCCGAGGGCACGCCTGCTTCCGGGCTCGACCTCGAAGCCGTCTACGTGGGGCTGGGCCGCGAGGCCGACTACCTCGGACGCGACGTGCGCGGAAAGGCGGTGTTCCTCTACAGCATGCTCGGGCTCCCCGACATCTGGCAGGAGGAGACGATCCGCCGCGCGGCGGACAAAGGGGCCGCGGCGATCTTCAATGTTCACATGCTGCCGGGCTCGATGCGGTATCAGGAATACCCGAGGCCGACGGGCGGCGCCCCCGGATTCACCGTCGGCGGCGACGAAGGGTTCGAGGTCGAGCGGCTGATAGCTGCCGCGCCATCCGGGCAACCCGTTCGCGTGAGCGTCCGCCTGGAGACCCGACTGGTGCCCGATCTCGAGACCGCGATCGTGTGGGGCACCCTCCCGGGTGCGAGCGACGAGACCATCTTCCTGATCGCTCACCGTGACGGCTGGTTCGACGCGTCGGGAGACAACTCCTCGGGCGTCGCTTCGATCATCGGGCTGGCCGAACACTACGCGAAGATTCCCGAGGCCGAGCGTCCACGCACGATCGTCTTTCTCGGCATCGATGGCCACCACAACTCGGGCGAAGGATCCGCCGTCGGGCAACGGTGGTTGTCCGAGAATCGCGCCGAGATCTTTGCCAAGACCGCCCTCATGATCAATGCAGAGCATCCTTCGACGGTTCTGACCATGCTGCGGCCTCGATACACGGACCTGAGTGGTGTGGAAAACGAGAACCAGATGTTCTGGACGACGGCGTACACGCCGCAGCAGTGGTACG
The Vicinamibacteria bacterium genome window above contains:
- a CDS encoding M28 family peptidase, producing MSHVLRGNRRPILFVVLVLANAPLWSKGSDEAGAQTREQRGVPTGDVESWFLQWPLPDGAKQYADIDGRRMHAHVVEQAEISRRYRDQVHPKFWGRIIGTSSDAESADWLSGKFRSAGLSDVRIQKFDLLPQWFPQSYRVTITAGDKTVELVSAQPFYRSVGTPPGGVELEAVYVGLGSEADFIGRDVTGKAVFTYSMLGAPSENAWRLAETKGAAVVFDAQMLPGNMRYQAYPSGTNIPAFTLGGTDGMAVRDMIASASPGHPVRVNVHAGVEMVSNLQTALVWGTLPGASDETIYLIAHRDGWFDAAGDNASGVASIIGLAEHYSKIPQVERPRTIVFVGLDGHHNSGEGSGVGRNWMVDNREQLFGKTALMINAEHPSTVQTTTRPRYMRGEIFDQELVWTNTYTGQQWYAGGPSRPELERIALDAFREFGVTVYPDPNPRPPAGDLGRFYTFLPGVATSEFHHYFHTDLETPETVPWTGLEATTRAYARIIDEVNKLPLSALQRPEETPNP
- a CDS encoding M28 family peptidase yields the protein MKVMSLALALACVGSLWVVDGVGQAQPIPTADVQDDFLPWPLPPGAEDYADIDGRRMHRYVVEQAEIARRYRDAVHPKFWGRIIGTSADAESASWLADKFRTIGLSNVRIQSFELVPQWFPGEYEVTARSGSTTLELASAQPFYRSEGTPASGLDLEAVYVGLGREADYLGRDVRGKAVFLYSMLGLPDIWQEETIRRAADKGAAAIFNVHMLPGSMRYQEYPRPTGGAPGFTVGGDEGFEVERLIAAAPSGQPVRVSVRLETRLVPDLETAIVWGTLPGASDETIFLIAHRDGWFDASGDNSSGVASIIGLAEHYAKIPEAERPRTIVFLGIDGHHNSGEGSAVGQRWLSENRAEIFAKTALMINAEHPSTVLTMLRPRYTDLSGVENENQMFWTTAYTPQQWYAGGPSRPELQRIAVHAFREFGVTTFIDPLPEPPAGDLGRHYRYVPGVATSDFHHYFHTDLETPETVPWTGLEATTRAYARIIDEVNKRPLSVWKRPEEPGNP